The genomic segment TCGCGGGACAGGACGATGTGGCCGTCCAGAATTCCGCGGGCCGCGTCACTGATGGGCTCGTTCATGTCGTCCCCCTCCACGAGCACCGTAAAGATGCCCGTGATCGTGCCCGCCTCCGCGGGGCCCGCCCGTTCCAGAAGCCGGGGCAGGAGCGCGAACACGCTAGGGGGATAGCCCCGCCGCGTCGGCGGCTCGCCCACCGCCAGCCCAATCTCGCGCTGTGCCTGCGCCACCCGTGTAATGGAGTCCATCATCAGAAGCACGTCCTGGCCCCGATCGCGGAAGTGCTCGGCGATGGCCATTGCTGCACTGGCGGCTTTCACGCGGCTCATCGCGGCCTCGTCCCCCGTCACGGCCACCAGCACCGACCGGCGCAGCCCTTCCTCTCCCAGGTTGTCCACGATAAACTCCCGCACCTCGCGTCCTCGCTCCCCGATGAGGGCGATCACGTTCACGTCGGCCTCGGCCCGGCGGGCGATCATGCCCAGCAGCGTGCTTTTCCCGACCCCTGACCCCGCAAAGATCCCGGTCCGCTGGCCCTTCCCCATCTTGAGGAACGCGTCGATGGACCGTATGCCCGTGGCGAGGGGCGTATCAATGAGGGGACGGTCCAGGGGGGACGGCGGGTCGCGATGAATCGGCTCCTGGACGTCCGTGCCCAGCGGCCCCTTGCCATCGATGGGACGCCCTCCCGCGTCGATGACGCGTCCCAGAAGGTCGGGCCCGACCGGGACGCTCATCCCTTCGTCGGCAGGGCGAATCAAGCAGCCGGCCTGCAGGCCATGCGTCTGCTCCATCGGCATGAGGACCGTCGTGCTCTCCTTCACCCCAACCACCTCGGCGCGCACCGTGCGCGTCTCGCCGCCCTCCTCCACGTGGATGCGGCACATCTCCCCCACCGCCGCGTCCAGTTCGCTGGCCTCCACGAGCAGCCCCACCACGGACGTGACGCGGCCGTAGCGCCGGGCCGGGACGGTCACTTCCTGGATGTGGTCGAGCGAGCGGGTGAGGGCAGGCATGGGACACAAAAATGACGAACGAGACAGGTCGGAAGCACGCTACGTGCGGTCGGAGACCGGATCGGCATCCGACTCCGTCGTGGCGTGCCGGAGCTCGCCCCGGAGCGTCTCCAGCACCTCCGCCCGCAGGCGTCGCACAACGCCGGTCGGGGACGAGACGCTCCAGTCTCCCTCCTCAAAGTCGGGCTCCGGCTCCAGGGTGAGCCCCTCGTAGTTTTCTTGCAGCCGCGTCACGAGTCCTGACTCTCGAACCCGCTGGCAGTCGACCGGGTGTAGTCGAATCGTCACCGGTGGGGTGCCGGCCAGCTCGGTTACGGCCTCGATGACCGCCTCCTCCGAGGCCTGCCGCATCGTCTCCGTAAGTGGCGCATCGACGATGGTCTCGGCCAGGTCGAGGGATAGCTCGACAATCTCCGACTCAACGTCGTCGATGTACGTCTCCCAGATCTCTTCGAAACGGGCCGCGTCCTCCAGTAGCTGCTGGCGCGTCTCTTCAAACTCGGCCTGTGCGGTCGACTCCGCCTCCTCGTATCCGTCGTCGTATCCGGCCTCGTAGCCGTCATCGTGGCCCTCTTCGTATCCCTCGGCCCGGGCCGCCTCCACCTTCTCTTCCAGGTGCTCCTGCCACTCCGCGTCGGTCCGGGTGGGCCCAGTTTCCTCCTGGTCGGCCTTTTCCTGGTCGGCCTTTTCCCCGTCGGCCGGCGGGGCATCTGTGTCGTCCGTCCCCGAGGGCGCCGTCGGTTCGTTCCCCGATCCCTCCTGGATGGTTATCTCCTCCGGGCGCACCGTCACCGGCTCGGGCGACCGGCCGGCCTCTCCGGCCTGCAGGATACGCCCCTGCGGGACAACGTCGTCCGGCTCGGCCTCCTCATCGTCGGACTCCGTCCGCTCCACCTGCTCAGCAGGGATCCGGTCGGCCCCCTCCGCAAGAACCTCCTCATCGAGCGAGACGGACGTCACCTCTGACGTCTCCGCATTTTTGATAACACGTCCCATTCAGTGTGTAGACCGGCGATGCAACAGAACCGAGGGGGGAGCTACTCGATAACTGCCTCCTCGGAGGCACTAGACAGCGCGATTTCGTCCTTCTCTTCGAGCTCCTGCGCAATCTCCAGGATGCGATTCTGGGCCTCTTCAACGTCGCTCACCCGGACGCGGCCGAGCAGCTCGATCTCCTCCTCGAGGGACTCGGCCACCCGGTCGCTCACGTTGCGCATGACCTTTTCCTCCAGCGCATCGGACGCTCCCTTGAGGGCGTGGGCCAGGTCGTCCTGGTCCACCTCCATGAGCACCTTCTGGAGATCCTCCGCCCGGATCTTCGTCAGGTCATCGAAGACGAACATGAGGTTCTTGATGTCGGAGGCCAATTCCTCGGACCGATCCCGGAGGTTGTCGAGGATGCTCTTCTCGGAGGAGCGGCTCGTCGTGTTTAGAATCTCGGCGGCCTGCTCGATGCCCCCCATGACACTCGTCTCGGCGCCGATGACGGACCCGAGCTGGTTCCGAATGACCTCTTCGATGTCGTTGATCATCTCGGGGGACGTATTGCCGATCGTCGCCAGGCGGTACATGATTTCGCTCTGTAGTTCTTCCTCCAGCCCCGAGATAATCTCGGCGGCCTTGCGAGGGTTGAGGTGGGCGAGAATGAGCGCGGCGGTCTGGGGGTGTTCGCGCCGGAGGAAGCCGGTAAGCTGATCCGTCTCGACCGTCTGCAACAGGTGAAAGGCCGAGACCTCCATGGCCGCCTCCACCCGCATCATTACCTCTTCGGCCCGGCGGTCGCCCAGGGCCTCGTTAAGCACCTCACGGGCGTAGTCCACCCCGCCCTTCGTGACATAGTCCTGGGCGCGTGCGACGTCCCGGTACTCCAGGAGCACCTCCTCTACCAGCTCGCTGGACGCGTTGCGCATCCGGGCCACCTCGACGGATACCTTTTCTACCTCCTTGTCGTTGAGGTGCTTGAGCACGTCACTGGCCGTTTCCACGCCGAGGGCGATGAGGAGCGTGGCGGCCTTCTGTGCCCCGGTGAGGTCTTCGGGGTCGTCGGGGAGAGCCGTGCCCTGCGAGCTGTCCGGGCTGGGGGTCGGGGCCACAGCGCCTCCCTCTTCTCCGGACATGCCGGAGGAGCCAGGTGAGCTCATCGAGTCGCCAGAAAATGGAGAGGTTGAAGAACCCATGGGCTACGAGCAATCAATTGCAAGCATTGTGCGGTGGGATGCAGGATGGCCGGAACGCTACACGGCCTGGTCCTCCACGAGCCAGGATCGGATCAGGTCGGCGGTCTGCTCCGGATTTTCTTTGACCTGGTCTTGGATTTCTTCAAACATCTCACTCCGGGCCTCCAGGCGCGCCTTGGCCTCGTCGGAGAGCTTGTCCGTGTACATGTCCTCCTTCACGAGGTCCCCTCCCTCCTCCTCGGTCTCCTGAAGAGCTGCGGGGTCCTCCGTAACCGGACCGTCCGCCGTCCGCCCCTCGACCTGCCGGGACTCGGACGCCTGGAGTGGCGTGGGCTGCTCTTCGGGGGTCGCGGTGAGGGCCTGCACGAGCGAGCGGGCCACCCAGACGGCCGCCCCGATCGCCACGAGGATGAGCCCGTACCGCAGGTAGAGCCGCGTCGGAGTCTCCCCACCCCCGTCCCCAGCAACCTGTCCGGCCGGCCCGGCATTGGTATTGAGGCGCGTCTGCTGAATCGTGAACCGGTCCCCCCGCTCCTCGTCGAACCCGACCGCGTTCTTGACGAGCGACTCGATCTTGGCAATCTCCTCCTGGCTGCGCGGCTCGTAGGTGATCTCCCCGTCCGGCCCCGTCGTCTGTTCCTGGTCGACGACCACCGACACGGTCATCCGGCTCACGTCGCCCACACTCTTCTCCGAGCGCTTCGTGGTGCGGCTCACCTCAAAGTTGCGGACGACCGAGTTCGAGTTCCCCGCCTCGTCCCCGCCGCCCTCCTCCTGCATCCGCTCCTCGCTGACGACGGTGGCGCTCTCGGGATCGACGAGGTCCTGCTCGGTGACCGTGCGGTCGAAGTCGAGCTCGGTGGAGACCCGAACGACGGCATTGTCCGGCCCCACCACTTCCTGGAGCATCGACTGCCCCTGTTCCACGAGCTGCTCCTCCACCGACCGCTGCATGTCGATCTGGGTGGAGGTCATCT from the Salinibacter grassmerensis genome contains:
- a CDS encoding FliI/YscN family ATPase yields the protein MPALTRSLDHIQEVTVPARRYGRVTSVVGLLVEASELDAAVGEMCRIHVEEGGETRTVRAEVVGVKESTTVLMPMEQTHGLQAGCLIRPADEGMSVPVGPDLLGRVIDAGGRPIDGKGPLGTDVQEPIHRDPPSPLDRPLIDTPLATGIRSIDAFLKMGKGQRTGIFAGSGVGKSTLLGMIARRAEADVNVIALIGERGREVREFIVDNLGEEGLRRSVLVAVTGDEAAMSRVKAASAAMAIAEHFRDRGQDVLLMMDSITRVAQAQREIGLAVGEPPTRRGYPPSVFALLPRLLERAGPAEAGTITGIFTVLVEGDDMNEPISDAARGILDGHIVLSRELAEAGHYPAVDVLQSVSRVMPRVADPKAEAAAQEARELLSAYEEVEDLISVGAYEEGSDPETDRAVEAYPALADFLQQSVDAPPPDPAPSTQLRQLLDDIPE
- a CDS encoding FliH/SctL family protein, with protein sequence MGRVIKNAETSEVTSVSLDEEVLAEGADRIPAEQVERTESDDEEAEPDDVVPQGRILQAGEAGRSPEPVTVRPEEITIQEGSGNEPTAPSGTDDTDAPPADGEKADQEKADQEETGPTRTDAEWQEHLEEKVEAARAEGYEEGHDDGYEAGYDDGYEEAESTAQAEFEETRQQLLEDAARFEEIWETYIDDVESEIVELSLDLAETIVDAPLTETMRQASEEAVIEAVTELAGTPPVTIRLHPVDCQRVRESGLVTRLQENYEGLTLEPEPDFEEGDWSVSSPTGVVRRLRAEVLETLRGELRHATTESDADPVSDRT
- the fliG gene encoding flagellar motor switch protein FliG: MSSPGSSGMSGEEGGAVAPTPSPDSSQGTALPDDPEDLTGAQKAATLLIALGVETASDVLKHLNDKEVEKVSVEVARMRNASSELVEEVLLEYRDVARAQDYVTKGGVDYAREVLNEALGDRRAEEVMMRVEAAMEVSAFHLLQTVETDQLTGFLRREHPQTAALILAHLNPRKAAEIISGLEEELQSEIMYRLATIGNTSPEMINDIEEVIRNQLGSVIGAETSVMGGIEQAAEILNTTSRSSEKSILDNLRDRSEELASDIKNLMFVFDDLTKIRAEDLQKVLMEVDQDDLAHALKGASDALEEKVMRNVSDRVAESLEEEIELLGRVRVSDVEEAQNRILEIAQELEEKDEIALSSASEEAVIE
- the fliF gene encoding flagellar basal-body MS-ring/collar protein FliF — its product is METFLARIQQFFGRLSTGQQVGLGLLAVGTIALLVGTAYWSSQPDYALLFGDLEPEAANRVVSRLKEEGTPYELRSQGSAVYVPRASMHELRLQFSSDGTIDDGQTGYELFDQGTLGMTDFMQRLNSKRALEGELAQTVSSVGQVESARVHLVEPEDDPFQAQQVEASASVVLGLAGGSLSQAQVQGVTQLVAGAVEKLSPSQVRVIDQDGNMLSDPNAADENVQMTSTQIDMQRSVEEQLVEQGQSMLQEVVGPDNAVVRVSTELDFDRTVTEQDLVDPESATVVSEERMQEEGGGDEAGNSNSVVRNFEVSRTTKRSEKSVGDVSRMTVSVVVDQEQTTGPDGEITYEPRSQEEIAKIESLVKNAVGFDEERGDRFTIQQTRLNTNAGPAGQVAGDGGGETPTRLYLRYGLILVAIGAAVWVARSLVQALTATPEEQPTPLQASESRQVEGRTADGPVTEDPAALQETEEEGGDLVKEDMYTDKLSDEAKARLEARSEMFEEIQDQVKENPEQTADLIRSWLVEDQAV